The DNA sequence ATCGCGGTCAACGAGGCCGCACAGATTCCAGCCGTCCTGCGGATCGCGACCCGATACGGCATTCCGGTAATTGCTCGCGGCGCCGGCACCGGCTATACGGGGGGTGCCGTCGCTGAATACGGCGGCATCGTCGTCTCGCTGGCGAATCTCAATCGGATTCTTGATCTTGACACCGGGCGGAAACTGGCCATCGTCGAGCCCGGGGTGATTACACAGACTCTCGCGGATGCAGCCGCGGGCAAGGGATTGTTCTACCCCCCTGATCCGGCCAGCGTCAAGGAATGCAGCCTCGGCGGCAACATCGCTGAATGTGCCGGCGGTCTGCGCTGCAAGAAGTATGGCCTGACCAAGGATTATGTACTCGGACTCGAAGGCTACTCCGCTGACGGCGAACTGGTCCAAACCGGGTGCTTCCTTCCGCAGCAGACTTACGATCTCGGCTCCCTGTTACTCGGCTCCGAAGGGACACTGGCATTCATCACTCGCATTGCCCTGCAACTAATTGAACCACCGCAAACTCGTCGCACGTTTTTCGCGGCCTACGAAAGCCCGACCGCCGCCGCCGAGGTCGTTGCCGCCATCATGGCTGCCGGAGTCGTTCCCGCCGTGCTGGAGTTCATGGACGGTGATGCGATCAAGTGTACCCACGAATACCTGCAGTGGCCCGCAACGAGCCCTGTCGCCGCTGCGCTTTTAGTAGAAGTTGACGGCAATGCGACCGAAGTGGAACGCGATGCTGCTGTCGTCATTGAAATCATGCGGCGCCTTCGGCCGACCCAATTTGAGGAGACTGCCGATCCGGCGCGCCGTGATCATCTTTGGACCCTGCGGCGCTCGATCTCCAAGGCCATCACGGCGGCAGCGACGTTGCGCGTTTCCGAGGATATCGTGGTGCCACCCTCTCGGCTGCCAACGGTTGTCACTGCCCTGCCCGACTTCGCACGCCGCCACTCGTTGCGGGTGAATTCCTTCGGGCACGCCGGCGACGGCAATCTCCACGTCAATTTTCTGGCCGGCGACGACCTGCCTGCCACGCGCGCGCGCATCCATGAAGCGGTCGTCGAGCTGTTCAAGCTAACGATCGCACTCGACGGCACGATTTCCGGCGAGCATGGCATCGGCACGACCAAGAAAGATTATCTGCCGCTTGAAGTGGCTGACCCAACGTTGGAGCTTTTTCGTCGAGTCAAGCGCGCCTTCGATCCCACCGGCTTACTCAATCCGGGCAAAATATTCTGAACCCATAGAGTATCGGCGCAGCATTTTTAATAGCTCGTCACCGGTCATTTAGTATCTTTGCCGAAGCGTGAATCGCCGCCTTGGAGGTGTTGATGCGACGGCTGATTATTATTCCCATCTTGATCGTCCTTTCACTCGTTCTCGTCTATCTCATCTATAACCGCCAGCAGTCCAGCCTGCTGTCGCCGGACCTGATTTACTCTTCCGGAACCGTCGAAGCCAACACCGTCACGATTGCCGCGCAGATCGCCGGCAAGGTCCTCGAAAGGCGCGTTGACAAGGGTGATTTCATCCAACCGGGAGATACGCTTGTCATCATCGAGCGCGAGTTGCTTGATGCCCGGCGCGAGGAGTTGAATGCCACGAGAAGTGCCACGCAGGATGAATTGGCTGCCGCCCGCATCGATTGGGCGAACTCGCGCCGCAATCTTGACCGTCTGCGCCAGGCTTACGATGCCGGTTCGATTCCCAAGCGCAACTACGATGACCTCCAGACCGCCGTTGAGGCCGGCACGCGCCGCATCGCAGCGCTCGAAGCCAGGCTGCAATCCATCGACGCCCAAGAACAGTCGTTGAATGTACAGATCGGGTATACCACGGTGCTCGCAACCGTAACCGGGTTCGTCCAGTCGGCGCCGATTGAAGTCGGGGAACTCGCGGCTGCCGGCGCGACGCTCTTCGAAATCGTCGATCTCAGCGACACCTGGGTTGAGATCTACGTTAACGAAACCGAGATTCCTAATGTTCATCTCGGCGACAGCGCCAAAGTTCACCTGGATTCGCAACCGGAACAGCCGGTCACTGGAACCGTCTCGTTTATCTCACAGCGAGCCGAATTTACGCCCAAGAACGTGCAAACCCGCAAGGAGCGCATCAAGCTGGTGTTCGCGGTGCGGGTCAAAGTGGACAACCGCGACGGCCGCTTCAAACCGGGATTGCCGGTCGACGTCTATCTGAAGAAGTCATGACCACCGCCGCAATCGCGGTGCGCAACCTGCGCAAAGACTACGCACAAACGCGCGCCCTCAAGGATATCAACCTCGAACTCCCCGCCGGCGAGATCGTCGCGATCGTCGGCCCCGACGGCGCCGGCAAGACGACGCTGCTGCGCATCCTGGCAGGCATCCTGGCATTCGATGCCGGGGAGATCACGCTGCTGGGGGAATCGCTCACGGCGCAAAGGCACAAACACCGTCCGACCATCGGCTACATGCCGCAGCGCTTCGGGCTCTACGAAGACCTCACGGTTCAAGAGAACGTCGACTTCTTCGCTGATTTGTTTTTGGTACGCGGCGCGGAGCGGCGCGCTCGCATCAAGCGCCTGCTCGAATTCTCGCGCATGGATCGGTTCACCGAGCGCCTGGCAAGGAATCTCTCCGGCGGGATGAAGCAGAAACTGGGGCTGGCTTGCGCTCTCGTGCATAACCCGCCGATCCTGCTTCTGGACGAACCAACAAACGGCGTCGATCCGGTTTCGCGTCGTGAGTTCTGGCGGCTGCTCTACGATCTGAACCGCGAAGGCACGACCGTCGTCATCAGTTCCTCATACATGGATGAGGCCGAGCGGGCCGGCCGCTTCGTGCTGTTGCACGACGGGACGATCATCAGTGCGGGCATTCCTACAGAGGTTCGTCGCGACTTTCCCCGGGAGGTCTATGAATTGGCATCGGACAATGCCCGCGAGTTGAAAGCGGCGCTGGTCCTGCGGCCCGAGTTCGAGTCGGTGGTGCTGTTCGGACGCAGTTTGCATCTGGCGGCCGCCCCGGGATTTTCGCCCGAGCGGATCGCAGCCGCCGTCAAAACTGCCGGCGGGTCGGTCGAGCACTTGCGTCGCATTACGCCGTCTTTCGAGGACATCTACATCGGCCTGGCCCGGAGGCCGCATGAGTGATTGGGCGGTCGACGTCACCAATTTGCGCCGCACCTTCGGCAAGTTTGTCGCCGTGAATGACATTTCTTTTCAGGTCAAGCGCGGCGAAATCTTCGGTTTTCTCGGTCCCAACGGCGCCGGCAAGTCGACGACAATCCGGATGCTGTGCGGGCTGCTCAAGCCCTCCGGCGGTTTCGGCACCGTCGCCGGCTTCGACATTATGCGCGAATCGGAACGCATCAAATCGCGCATCGGTTACATGTCGCAGAAATTCTCGCTGTATCAGACGTTGACCGTTGAAGAAAATCTGAATTTCTATGCCGGCGTCTACCTGATGGACCGCGACCGACACGAGCAGACCAAGCAGCGTTTCTGGAGCGAAACGACGCTGGGTGGAGTGCGCGATCGCCTGGTGGTGGAATTGCCGGCTGGAACGCGCCAACTACTGGCGCTGTTCTGCGCGATTCAGCATGAACCCGAAATCATCTTCCTCGACGAACCCACGGCCGGAGTTGATCCGATGTCGCGCCGTTATTTCTGGGAGCAAATCAATGCCCTCGCAGCGCGCGGGGTCACGATCTTCGTGACAACACACTATCTGGATGAGGCGGAAGAATGTCATCGGATTGCCATGATTTTCAACGGCCGGCTGGCCGCCATCGGACGACCGCAAGAACTCAAACAGGAGCGATTCAGCGGAACGATCTACAGCTTTCACTCGACATCGCCGTGGGAATCGGCCGACCGCTTGCGCCAGTTGTTCGGAGTGGATGACGTTGCGCTCTTCGGTTCCGAGCTGCATGTAACGTTGGCTCCCACTGCCGATGTCGAGAGTCTTGCTGCCCGGATACGCGAAATCGATGCCGGCGCCGCTGCGATGGTGCGCTCCGGCGCAACCCTGGAAGACTTGTTTATCGCGCTGATCAAGGAGGGCGCACAGTGAGTCTGATTCGCATCTGGGCGCTCGCGCGCAAAGAGACGATTCAAATCCTACGCGACAAGCGCTCGCTTATTTTGGCGTTCCTGCTGCCGCTGGCGCTGATCTTCCTGTTTGGCTTTGCCATCACGCTGGATATTCGCAGTATCCCGACTGTCGTGCTCGACTACTCGAATTCCACCCATTCGCGCGAACTGATCCGCAAGTTCACCAACTCCGGGTACTTTGAGGAGATTGAGCGAGCATCAGCGGAGAACCGGATCACCGAGCTGATTGACCGGAATCGAGCCAAGGTCGGCATCATCATCCCTGTCGACTTTGCCGATCGCCTCGCGAGTGGCAGCGCCGCGATTCAGACGCTGGCCGACGGTTCGGATGCCAACACCAGCCAGTCGATCCTGGCCTACACCACGCTAATTGTTAATGAGTTCAACCTGGACCGTCTGCGGCTGCAACTGGGAGAATCCGCTAAACTGGCGCAGGTCAATCTGCAGCCGCGCTTCTGGTATAATCCCGATCTCGACTCGCAGAATTTCCTCGTTCCCGGTCTGATTGCCCTGATCATGACGATTCTCGGTTCGCTGTTGACATCGTTGACGATCGCCCGCGAGTGGGAGCGCGGAACGATGGAATTGCTGATTTCGACGCCGGTCAAACCACTGGAGATGGCTATCGGCAAGCTCGCGCCCTACTACGTGATTGGCATGGTCGATCTGTTCCTGGCGGCCTATGTCGGCGTTGTCATCTTTGAGGTTCCGTTCAACGGCAGCCTGTGGCTCTTGACCCTGTTTTCGACCCTATTCTTGTTGGCCGTTCTGGCCAACGGCTACTTGATCAGCGTCGTGGCCGGCTCCCAGCAGCTGGCATATCAACTATCGATGCTGACCTCGTTTCTGCCAGGATTCCTACTCTCGGGATTGCTGTTTCCAATCAGTTCAATGCCGCTCGCGATTCAAGTTGTGAGCTTCATCGTTCCCGGCCGGTACTTCATCGAAGCGTTACGCGGGCTCTTCCTCAAGGGCAGCGACCTGAACGTGCTATGGCCGCAACTGCTGGCCCTGGCGGTCTTCGCGCTGTTCTTCTCGGTCGTTGCCGGTCGCAAATTCAAGAAGAGGGTCGCATGAGTTGGCGGCGACTGTTTACCGTCCTGGTCAAGGAATTCCAGGAGCTGTTTCGCGACCGGAAGATCTTGGCGATTATCTTCGTGGCCCCGGTCGCGCAGTTGATCATTTTCGGGTATGCGGCGACCTATGATGTTAAGAACATCCCGATCGCAATTCTCGATCACGACCACTCGTCCCTGAGCCGCCGCTTGGTCCGGATGGTTGAAGCGTCCGGATATTTTGAGGTGACACACTACCTTGACAATGAGTCGGAAATTGACGGCCTGATGCAATCGGGCGAGATCTGGTGTGTGCTCGCCATTCCGACAAGACTTGGTGAGCAAATCGCCTCCGGCCGCAGCGTCAGTCTCGGTGCGGCCTTCGACGCGTCGAACTCCAACAGCGCCGCCATTACCGCAAACTACCTCGCCGGGACGATCATGCGGCTGAATGAGGAATTGCAGAACGAGCAGCTCGCCGCTTTGCCGTCAAACGTGACCCGTCCTGCGGGTACGGTCAGCAACCAGGTGCGGATCTGGTATAACCCCGACCTGGAAAGCCGCAACTTCAACGTTCCCGCCATGGTGGTGCAAATTCTCGTGGTGATCACTCTGATGCTGACCTCGATGGCCATCGTCCGCGAGAAGGAGTTCGGGACCATGGAGCAACTGATCGTAACGCCGATCAAGTCCGGTGAATTGATCGTCGGCAAGGCATTGCCTTACACCTTTATCGGCATGGTTGATATCGCTATCGTGTGCACTGTCGCTGTCTACTACTTCAATGTCCCGCTGCGGGGAAGCCTCACCCTGCTGTTCGTGACTTCACTGTTGTTCATGCTCTCTACTTTGGCGATTGGGCTACTGATTTCTACAATCTCGATCACCCAGCAACAGGCAATGATGTCAGCGTTCTTTGTCATGATGCCGGCAATCTTGCTGTCCGGATTTGCGTTTCCCATCGAAAACATGCCACAATCAATCCAGTATCTCACTTATTTGAATCCTTTGCGCTATTTTGTCGTGATCATTCGCTCGCTATTTCTCAAGGGGACATCGTTTCAGACGTTGCTGGACCAGATCATCCCATTGGCAGCCCTGGGCGTTGGCGTACTGGCGATCGCCGTCCTGCGATTCCGCAAGCGCTCCGCGTAGCCCGATCAAGCATTTGCCCTGAAGGTCGATAATTCTACTGAAGTTCGCCGGCAGCAGTACAATGCCTGCCGGCAGATCATCACCAGCAATGCCAACGGCCAGCGAGGACACCATTGAGGGTTAACGCCGCACTCATTCTGGAAAAATACGGAGGCCTACGGCCGGCCCGCTACTTCATCCGATCACCGATCGATCTCGCCGACGTCGCAGATACGGTGTTTCGGCAGATTGGTTACTATTCGTCAGTGCGAGAAACGCCATTGATCATGAGACTTTCCCGTTGCTCGGCACTGCCAATACCGAACACGCTTTCGAGCATGATCCTGACGATCTCGCTGCCGGAGCGCATTCTTGCCTGCAGTAGCCCTCGCAATCCTGATTCGCGAGCCGTCGAGATGGAGTCCGACCTGACCGACGCCCCGGTAATCACGCACCACGACGGTCTTACCTGCCTGTCGAAACGCATCGCAAACTTTTTCGATCTCTATATGTTTCACTGGAACGTCCGCCAAATCCTGCAATCCACCACTGAAGGTACAAGAC is a window from the Candidatus Zixiibacteriota bacterium genome containing:
- a CDS encoding efflux RND transporter periplasmic adaptor subunit, with the translated sequence MRRLIIIPILIVLSLVLVYLIYNRQQSSLLSPDLIYSSGTVEANTVTIAAQIAGKVLERRVDKGDFIQPGDTLVIIERELLDARREELNATRSATQDELAAARIDWANSRRNLDRLRQAYDAGSIPKRNYDDLQTAVEAGTRRIAALEARLQSIDAQEQSLNVQIGYTTVLATVTGFVQSAPIEVGELAAAGATLFEIVDLSDTWVEIYVNETEIPNVHLGDSAKVHLDSQPEQPVTGTVSFISQRAEFTPKNVQTRKERIKLVFAVRVKVDNRDGRFKPGLPVDVYLKKS
- a CDS encoding ABC transporter permease; the protein is MSWRRLFTVLVKEFQELFRDRKILAIIFVAPVAQLIIFGYAATYDVKNIPIAILDHDHSSLSRRLVRMVEASGYFEVTHYLDNESEIDGLMQSGEIWCVLAIPTRLGEQIASGRSVSLGAAFDASNSNSAAITANYLAGTIMRLNEELQNEQLAALPSNVTRPAGTVSNQVRIWYNPDLESRNFNVPAMVVQILVVITLMLTSMAIVREKEFGTMEQLIVTPIKSGELIVGKALPYTFIGMVDIAIVCTVAVYYFNVPLRGSLTLLFVTSLLFMLSTLAIGLLISTISITQQQAMMSAFFVMMPAILLSGFAFPIENMPQSIQYLTYLNPLRYFVVIIRSLFLKGTSFQTLLDQIIPLAALGVGVLAIAVLRFRKRSA
- a CDS encoding ABC transporter ATP-binding protein; amino-acid sequence: MSDWAVDVTNLRRTFGKFVAVNDISFQVKRGEIFGFLGPNGAGKSTTIRMLCGLLKPSGGFGTVAGFDIMRESERIKSRIGYMSQKFSLYQTLTVEENLNFYAGVYLMDRDRHEQTKQRFWSETTLGGVRDRLVVELPAGTRQLLALFCAIQHEPEIIFLDEPTAGVDPMSRRYFWEQINALAARGVTIFVTTHYLDEAEECHRIAMIFNGRLAAIGRPQELKQERFSGTIYSFHSTSPWESADRLRQLFGVDDVALFGSELHVTLAPTADVESLAARIREIDAGAAAMVRSGATLEDLFIALIKEGAQ
- a CDS encoding ABC transporter permease; this translates as MSLIRIWALARKETIQILRDKRSLILAFLLPLALIFLFGFAITLDIRSIPTVVLDYSNSTHSRELIRKFTNSGYFEEIERASAENRITELIDRNRAKVGIIIPVDFADRLASGSAAIQTLADGSDANTSQSILAYTTLIVNEFNLDRLRLQLGESAKLAQVNLQPRFWYNPDLDSQNFLVPGLIALIMTILGSLLTSLTIAREWERGTMELLISTPVKPLEMAIGKLAPYYVIGMVDLFLAAYVGVVIFEVPFNGSLWLLTLFSTLFLLAVLANGYLISVVAGSQQLAYQLSMLTSFLPGFLLSGLLFPISSMPLAIQVVSFIVPGRYFIEALRGLFLKGSDLNVLWPQLLALAVFALFFSVVAGRKFKKRVA
- a CDS encoding ABC transporter ATP-binding protein → MTTAAIAVRNLRKDYAQTRALKDINLELPAGEIVAIVGPDGAGKTTLLRILAGILAFDAGEITLLGESLTAQRHKHRPTIGYMPQRFGLYEDLTVQENVDFFADLFLVRGAERRARIKRLLEFSRMDRFTERLARNLSGGMKQKLGLACALVHNPPILLLDEPTNGVDPVSRREFWRLLYDLNREGTTVVISSSYMDEAERAGRFVLLHDGTIISAGIPTEVRRDFPREVYELASDNARELKAALVLRPEFESVVLFGRSLHLAAAPGFSPERIAAAVKTAGGSVEHLRRITPSFEDIYIGLARRPHE
- a CDS encoding FAD-binding protein — translated: MTLASRYDVDDRFILELAQVVGTENVHCEGAFYDECSHDATEIIRPPVAAIAVNEAAQIPAVLRIATRYGIPVIARGAGTGYTGGAVAEYGGIVVSLANLNRILDLDTGRKLAIVEPGVITQTLADAAAGKGLFYPPDPASVKECSLGGNIAECAGGLRCKKYGLTKDYVLGLEGYSADGELVQTGCFLPQQTYDLGSLLLGSEGTLAFITRIALQLIEPPQTRRTFFAAYESPTAAAEVVAAIMAAGVVPAVLEFMDGDAIKCTHEYLQWPATSPVAAALLVEVDGNATEVERDAAVVIEIMRRLRPTQFEETADPARRDHLWTLRRSISKAITAAATLRVSEDIVVPPSRLPTVVTALPDFARRHSLRVNSFGHAGDGNLHVNFLAGDDLPATRARIHEAVVELFKLTIALDGTISGEHGIGTTKKDYLPLEVADPTLELFRRVKRAFDPTGLLNPGKIF